One Phocaeicola dorei genomic region harbors:
- a CDS encoding monomeric [FeFe] hydrogenase yields the protein MAFTNNIMIVRHRLLTELVKLWKNGELTTDKIDRLPLELSPRRSKHAGRCCVHKERAVWKYKSLPLLGLDMDDETDELTPLSEYAARAIERANNGKPKDNIMCVIDEACSACVQINYEITDLCRGCTARSCQYNCPKGAVHVHADTGKAWIDHDTCISCGICHKSCPYHAIVYIPVPCEESCPVKAISKDEHGIEHIDENKCIYCGKCMNACPFGAIFEISQTFDVLQRIRKGEQVVAIVAPSILGQFSTTIEQVYGAFRQIGFTNIIEVAQGAMSTVEHEAHELIEKLEEGQKFMTTSCCPSYIELVNKYIPDMKKYVSGTGSPMYYAARIAKEKYPDAKIVFVGPCVAKRKEAQRDEAVDFVMTFEEVSSIFDAFEVNLEIVQPYAMEFSSVREAHGFAQAGGVMGAVKAFLKMEADKINAIQVSDLNKKNIGTLRAYAKSGKAPGQFIEVMACEGGCITGPSTHSGSNGKRQLVQELAKQEKTY from the coding sequence ATGGCATTTACGAACAACATTATGATTGTCCGCCACAGATTGCTGACAGAACTTGTAAAATTGTGGAAAAACGGAGAACTGACAACAGACAAAATAGACCGTCTGCCATTAGAACTCAGCCCCCGACGTTCAAAACATGCAGGGCGCTGCTGCGTACACAAAGAACGCGCTGTATGGAAATACAAATCCCTTCCTCTATTGGGGCTGGATATGGATGACGAAACCGATGAGCTCACTCCACTATCCGAATATGCCGCACGTGCTATAGAACGTGCAAACAATGGAAAGCCCAAAGACAACATTATGTGTGTTATAGACGAAGCATGCTCGGCCTGCGTACAGATCAATTACGAAATCACCGACTTATGCCGGGGATGTACCGCCCGCAGTTGCCAGTACAATTGTCCTAAAGGAGCCGTACATGTACATGCTGACACCGGCAAGGCATGGATCGACCATGATACCTGCATCAGTTGCGGCATCTGCCACAAAAGCTGTCCTTATCACGCAATCGTTTATATTCCTGTTCCTTGCGAAGAATCTTGTCCTGTCAAAGCGATCAGCAAAGATGAACACGGTATAGAGCATATCGACGAGAACAAATGTATTTATTGCGGTAAATGTATGAATGCTTGTCCTTTCGGGGCCATTTTTGAAATATCACAGACATTCGATGTGTTGCAACGCATCCGTAAAGGAGAACAAGTGGTAGCCATTGTCGCGCCATCTATTTTAGGGCAATTCAGCACAACTATCGAACAGGTATATGGTGCATTCAGACAAATCGGTTTCACCAATATAATTGAAGTGGCACAAGGCGCCATGTCTACCGTAGAACACGAAGCACACGAACTGATAGAGAAGTTGGAGGAAGGACAGAAATTCATGACCACTTCATGCTGTCCATCGTACATCGAGCTGGTGAACAAGTATATTCCCGATATGAAAAAATACGTTTCCGGCACAGGTTCACCTATGTATTATGCAGCACGTATAGCCAAAGAGAAGTATCCTGATGCAAAGATCGTATTCGTAGGCCCATGTGTAGCCAAACGTAAAGAGGCCCAACGTGATGAAGCTGTGGATTTTGTGATGACGTTTGAGGAAGTTTCTTCTATTTTCGATGCTTTCGAAGTCAACTTGGAGATTGTACAGCCATACGCCATGGAATTCTCATCTGTTCGCGAAGCGCATGGGTTTGCACAAGCTGGCGGCGTGATGGGAGCCGTAAAGGCATTCTTGAAAATGGAAGCGGACAAAATCAATGCCATACAGGTATCTGATTTAAACAAGAAGAATATCGGAACATTACGTGCATACGCAAAATCGGGAAAAGCTCCCGGACAGTTCATCGAAGTGATGGCCTGCGAGGGGGGGTGTATCACAGGACCCAGTACTCATAGCGGCAGTAACGGGAAACGTCAGTTGGTACAAGAACTGGCTAAACAGGAGAAGACGTATTAA
- the hydE gene encoding [FeFe] hydrogenase H-cluster radical SAM maturase HydE, which translates to MKQLIDKLRHKHSLTGEEYAILLTCQDADTLMYLQQQAQEVTLAHFGNAIFIRGLIEVGNRCRNNCYYCGIRKGNPAVARYALKRETILECCREGYALGFRTFVMQGGEDPALTDKWIEATVAAIRNEFSDCAITLSLGEKSREAYERFFRAGANRYLLRHETHNEQHYRKLHPEEMSLKHRLQCLQWLKEIGYQTGTGIMVGSPGQTLPHLVEDLLFIEQFHPQMIGIGPFIPHHETPFGMEPAGSVEMTLKLLSLFRLMHPSALIPSTTALATLSPDGREKGILAGANVVMPNLSPREQREKYALYDNKAAFGAEAAEGLRNLAQRLETIGYRISTDRGDYNH; encoded by the coding sequence ATGAAGCAACTGATTGATAAATTGCGCCATAAACATAGCTTGACCGGCGAAGAATATGCTATTCTCCTCACCTGTCAGGACGCTGATACTTTAATGTATCTCCAACAACAGGCCCAAGAGGTTACTTTAGCGCATTTCGGGAATGCCATCTTTATCCGTGGGCTTATCGAAGTGGGCAACCGATGTCGTAACAATTGCTATTATTGCGGAATAAGAAAAGGAAATCCTGCTGTGGCCCGCTACGCATTAAAGCGCGAAACCATTTTGGAATGTTGCCGTGAAGGATACGCACTCGGGTTCCGTACCTTCGTAATGCAAGGCGGCGAAGACCCTGCCTTGACAGACAAGTGGATAGAAGCAACCGTAGCCGCCATCCGCAATGAGTTCTCCGATTGTGCCATCACCCTTTCGTTAGGAGAGAAATCACGGGAAGCATACGAGCGTTTTTTCCGGGCAGGAGCGAACCGATACCTGCTTCGACACGAAACACATAACGAACAGCATTACCGGAAACTCCATCCTGAAGAAATGTCACTAAAGCATCGCCTCCAATGTTTACAATGGCTGAAAGAAATAGGATATCAAACCGGAACAGGAATCATGGTAGGTAGTCCGGGACAAACTCTGCCCCATCTGGTAGAAGACCTGTTGTTCATAGAACAGTTCCATCCCCAGATGATTGGTATAGGTCCTTTTATCCCCCACCATGAAACACCATTCGGAATGGAACCGGCCGGAAGTGTGGAAATGACTCTCAAGCTATTATCCCTTTTCCGGTTGATGCACCCGTCCGCCCTGATTCCATCGACCACCGCCCTTGCCACCTTGTCACCGGACGGACGGGAAAAAGGGATATTGGCAGGAGCTAATGTAGTGATGCCCAATCTCTCCCCTCGGGAGCAAAGAGAAAAATATGCTTTGTATGACAACAAAGCAGCTTTCGGCGCCGAAGCCGCCGAAGGTCTACGAAACTTGGCACAACGACTGGAAACAATCGGTTACCGGATATCAACAGATAGAGGTGATTATAATCACTAA